A genomic segment from Deltaproteobacteria bacterium encodes:
- a CDS encoding PAS domain S-box protein — protein MRLISHESGLLRYRWMIIHLILLSAVVVAGWFVTVYLGDKARQEIIGGNESALSIRSTHLTDELKKIEGAVKAMAGSPWIVSALISRKNHDIVQANSALDRYNTALDASVSYLIDSTGVTVASSNRNDPDSFVGKSYQFRPYFTQAMNGNPGRYFALGITSLKRGFYASFPVRDGKDRIVGVVAMKRDLDEMERQLSSYPYCFVVNQHGIIFLSSKPDLLMKSLWPINQAIERELLTSKQFGEKPFDPVMPKEVIDKTEVTLQGTSYLASRKVIDPEGWSIILMTPTDSITIYKSVGVIVTLVVCLLIIIPLAVTYQTVRSAEAVRSSEERFQQVAQSSQDWIWQTDREGRYIYSSQAVKQILGYEPEEIIGKHYYDFFIPEEREEHRHELKGFFDKDEAFFRIVSRRLHRDGYQIYIEATGLPLINAEGKTVGYRGTNRDITERIRAEEKLRESEQRLYKVIQGSAIPTFVIGKDHRIIYWNTALEKLSSIIAEEVVGTTQHWRAFYKEERPCMADLLVDESLETIPHWYSEKYKKSKLVADAYEGLDYFPDMVGGGKWLRFTSVGIRESQGNVVGAIETLEDVTEGKKAEEEKEKLERGLLHAQKMEAIGTLAGGIAHDINNLLMGIQGYASLILLDSDVGDPYYKKLKSIEEQVKSGSDLTGQLLGFARGGRYEIRPTDLNEVVRKTSTMFGRTRKEIAIHQKYQEDLWPVEVDRGQIEQVLLNLYVNAWQAMAGGGELYLETANIVLDENYAKASSVAPGKYVKISVTDTGTGMDEKTRARIFEPFFTTKEMGRGTGLGLATVYGIIKGHKGIINVYSEKGQGTTFNLYLPASEKEVIRERKVSDTFLTGKETVLIIDDEEMILAVTREMLESLGYKVHTAGRGREAINAYSAKQEEIDLVILDMIMPEMGGGETFDHLKEINPDIKVILSSGYALNGQANKIMERGCRAFIQKPFTVMSLSQRVREVLDISVK, from the coding sequence ATGCGTCTCATTTCTCATGAAAGTGGGCTTTTGCGGTATCGCTGGATGATAATCCACCTGATTCTTCTTTCTGCCGTTGTTGTCGCCGGATGGTTTGTAACGGTTTATTTAGGCGACAAAGCCAGGCAGGAAATAATCGGGGGCAACGAATCTGCACTATCAATACGCTCAACCCATCTGACTGATGAGTTGAAAAAGATTGAAGGAGCCGTCAAGGCCATGGCAGGTTCTCCCTGGATCGTCTCGGCATTGATTTCACGCAAGAACCATGATATCGTGCAGGCAAACTCAGCGTTAGACAGGTATAACACAGCCTTGGATGCCTCCGTCAGTTATCTTATCGACAGCACGGGGGTGACTGTTGCTTCTTCCAACCGTAACGATCCGGACAGCTTCGTTGGAAAATCCTACCAATTTCGCCCGTATTTCACACAGGCGATGAACGGCAACCCGGGCCGTTACTTTGCCCTGGGTATTACTTCATTGAAGAGAGGTTTTTACGCGAGCTTTCCTGTCCGGGACGGTAAAGACAGGATTGTTGGCGTTGTCGCGATGAAGAGGGATCTCGATGAGATGGAACGTCAGTTGAGCAGTTACCCCTATTGTTTCGTCGTCAATCAGCACGGTATAATTTTCCTCTCCAGCAAGCCGGATTTGCTCATGAAGAGTCTCTGGCCGATAAATCAAGCAATCGAGCGGGAGTTGCTTACATCCAAACAATTTGGTGAAAAACCATTCGATCCGGTCATGCCAAAGGAAGTTATTGACAAAACGGAAGTCACATTACAGGGGACTTCATACCTCGCCTCACGTAAGGTCATTGATCCCGAAGGATGGTCGATTATACTCATGACCCCGACGGACAGCATCACGATATATAAGTCAGTCGGCGTGATAGTAACGCTTGTCGTATGCCTTCTTATTATTATACCCCTCGCCGTCACGTATCAGACTGTCAGATCTGCGGAAGCTGTCCGGAGTAGTGAAGAGCGGTTTCAGCAGGTGGCACAGAGTTCTCAGGACTGGATCTGGCAGACCGACAGGGAAGGACGGTACATCTATTCCAGTCAGGCCGTGAAGCAGATCCTCGGCTATGAGCCGGAAGAGATAATAGGAAAGCATTACTATGATTTCTTTATTCCCGAAGAAAGAGAAGAACACAGGCATGAATTAAAGGGCTTTTTTGACAAAGATGAAGCATTTTTCCGCATTGTCAGTAGAAGGCTTCATCGGGATGGGTACCAGATTTACATAGAGGCTACGGGTTTGCCGTTAATTAATGCTGAGGGGAAAACAGTCGGTTACAGGGGTACGAACCGTGACATTACTGAACGGATCCGTGCAGAAGAAAAGCTCAGGGAGAGTGAACAGAGATTGTACAAAGTTATCCAGGGCTCCGCTATTCCTACCTTTGTCATCGGAAAAGACCACAGAATCATATATTGGAATACGGCGCTGGAAAAACTCAGCAGCATAATAGCTGAAGAAGTAGTTGGCACAACCCAACACTGGAGGGCGTTCTACAAAGAAGAAAGACCCTGTATGGCGGATTTGCTGGTCGATGAATCCCTGGAAACAATCCCACATTGGTATTCGGAAAAGTATAAAAAATCAAAGTTAGTGGCAGATGCGTATGAGGGTTTAGATTACTTCCCGGATATGGTCGGAGGAGGGAAATGGCTGCGATTTACCTCAGTAGGTATCAGGGAATCTCAGGGGAATGTGGTCGGCGCTATAGAGACCCTTGAAGATGTTACTGAAGGCAAGAAGGCTGAAGAAGAAAAGGAGAAATTGGAGAGGGGGCTCCTCCATGCCCAAAAAATGGAGGCGATCGGGACACTGGCAGGGGGCATTGCCCATGATATTAACAATCTTCTCATGGGAATCCAGGGATACGCATCGTTAATACTTTTAGATTCTGATGTTGGTGATCCTTATTACAAGAAGCTCAAAAGCATAGAGGAACAGGTCAAAAGCGGGTCTGATCTGACAGGGCAACTCCTCGGATTTGCCCGGGGAGGAAGATATGAGATCAGACCTACAGACTTAAATGAGGTGGTCAGGAAAACCTCAACCATGTTCGGGAGGACAAGGAAGGAGATAGCGATTCACCAGAAATACCAGGAAGACCTCTGGCCGGTGGAGGTTGACCGGGGGCAGATCGAGCAGGTACTCCTGAATCTTTATGTCAACGCCTGGCAGGCCATGGCGGGAGGCGGAGAGCTCTACCTGGAGACCGCCAATATAGTCCTGGATGAAAACTATGCAAAAGCTTCTTCCGTAGCTCCCGGAAAGTATGTGAAAATATCCGTAACGGACACGGGTACAGGGATGGATGAGAAAACCAGGGCGAGGATATTTGAACCCTTCTTTACCACGAAGGAAATGGGCAGGGGAACCGGACTCGGTCTTGCAACGGTCTATGGCATTATCAAGGGTCACAAAGGAATCATCAATGTTTACAGTGAAAAAGGTCAGGGAACGACCTTTAACCTATATCTCCCCGCTTCGGAGAAAGAGGTGATACGGGAAAGGAAGGTATCTGATACATTCTTAACGGGGAAGGAGACCGTTCTTATCATTGACGACGAAGAAATGATCCTTGCGGTTACCAGGGAAATGCTGGAGAGTCTTGGTTACAAAGTTCATACAGCCGGGAGAGGCAGGGAAGCCATAAATGCTTACAGTGCGAAGCAAGAAGAGATTGACCTCGTTATTCTTGACATGATCATGCCGGAAATGGGGGGTGGGGAAACCTTTGACCATCTCAAGGAAATCAATCCCGATATTAAGGTGATCCTCTCCAGTGGATATGCTTTAAACGGTCAGGCGAACAAGATCATGGAAAGGGGTTGTCGGGCCTTCATCCAGAAGCCTTTCACCGTTATGTCCTTATCTCAGAGGGTCAGGGAGGTGTTGGATATATCAGTAAAGTAA
- a CDS encoding outer membrane protein assembly factor BamD translates to MIEGIRGKKTVLIFVFIAIFSLSGCGWWKDLWGRGDRTKITPEALYQRGFEAYQDGRYKKAIENFQRLRDEHPLSKLAILAEMGIADSYFSDEEYGEAEMAYNDFINLHPTNENIPYAMYQLGMCHYNQMYTIDRDQTETAKARKEFERLIARFPGSKFSFMAEKILRECKKRLGEHEFYVGEFYFKRKQYKAALKRFETIARDYANIGLDYKVNYFIVETKKRLAQEEVKKESKIKK, encoded by the coding sequence ATGATCGAAGGAATACGCGGTAAAAAAACAGTTTTAATTTTTGTCTTTATTGCCATATTCTCCCTGTCCGGATGCGGCTGGTGGAAGGACCTATGGGGGCGTGGCGACAGAACGAAAATCACCCCCGAGGCGCTTTATCAGAGAGGATTTGAGGCATATCAGGATGGCCGTTACAAAAAGGCAATCGAAAATTTTCAAAGGCTAAGGGATGAGCATCCTCTGAGCAAGCTTGCCATTCTTGCTGAAATGGGGATTGCTGATTCTTATTTCAGTGATGAAGAGTATGGTGAAGCCGAGATGGCATATAATGATTTTATAAACCTTCATCCAACGAATGAGAATATTCCCTACGCAATGTATCAGCTTGGTATGTGTCACTATAATCAGATGTATACCATAGACCGGGACCAGACCGAGACTGCTAAGGCCAGAAAAGAATTTGAAAGGCTTATTGCACGGTTTCCAGGCAGTAAATTTTCTTTCATGGCGGAGAAGATACTCAGAGAATGTAAAAAGAGGCTTGGGGAACACGAGTTCTACGTGGGGGAATTTTATTTCAAGAGGAAGCAATATAAAGCCGCTCTGAAGAGATTTGAAACAATCGCACGCGATTATGCGAACATTGGTCTGGATTATAAAGTGAATTACTTTATTGTTGAAACAAAGAAACGGCTTGCCCAGGAGGAAGTGAAAAAAGAATCAAAAATCAAAAAATAG
- the trxA gene encoding thioredoxin: MGKEEFLVHVSDDNFEQEVIKSEKPVLVDFWAPWCGPCRAIGPVVEDLAEVYKDRVKVAKLNIDDNPKTATVYGVMSIPTIVLFKNGNALDKVVGLVPKDRLEELVKKAL, translated from the coding sequence ATGGGTAAAGAGGAATTTTTAGTTCACGTGAGTGACGATAATTTTGAACAGGAGGTTATCAAATCGGAAAAGCCTGTTCTTGTTGACTTCTGGGCGCCATGGTGCGGCCCCTGCAGGGCAATAGGGCCGGTTGTTGAAGACTTGGCAGAAGTATACAAAGACCGCGTAAAGGTTGCAAAACTCAATATTGACGACAATCCCAAAACCGCGACAGTCTACGGTGTAATGAGCATACCGACCATTGTCCTCTTCAAGAATGGCAATGCCCTGGATAAGGTCGTGGGACTTGTGCCTAAAGATCGTCTTGAAGAATTGGTGAAAAAGGCTCTGTAA
- a CDS encoding MTAP family purine nucleoside phosphorylase, giving the protein MEPLGVISGIILLQRKGIFDNLEEREMVTEFGKVLLFFSETIAFIPRHGKDPQHHILPHLINHQANLKALKDLNIKEVIGINSTGSLKPNLKPGMIAVPDDFIMVSGTPTAVHGAAFHITPKLSFEVRQKWIEASRDCGIDVVNGGTYWQTTGPRLETKAEIMMMSQFADLVGMTMASEAVVAQELGLSYASLCSVDNYGHGLGEKELTVDEILLHARRNADIIFKIVTRYIERRTQ; this is encoded by the coding sequence ATGGAACCTCTTGGCGTCATCTCTGGTATTATTCTTCTGCAGCGAAAAGGCATCTTCGACAATCTGGAAGAAAGAGAAATGGTAACGGAGTTCGGCAAGGTGCTTCTTTTCTTTTCAGAGACCATTGCATTCATACCAAGACACGGTAAAGACCCCCAACACCACATTCTCCCTCACCTGATTAATCATCAGGCCAATCTGAAGGCGTTAAAGGACCTTAACATCAAAGAGGTCATCGGTATCAACTCTACAGGGTCTCTTAAGCCAAACCTTAAACCCGGTATGATCGCCGTGCCGGATGACTTTATCATGGTATCCGGAACACCAACGGCAGTTCACGGAGCAGCCTTCCATATCACACCAAAGCTCAGTTTTGAAGTCCGGCAGAAATGGATCGAGGCGTCCCGAGACTGCGGAATTGATGTCGTAAATGGAGGAACATACTGGCAAACAACAGGTCCGAGGCTTGAGACCAAGGCTGAGATCATGATGATGTCCCAATTTGCCGATCTTGTCGGGATGACAATGGCAAGCGAGGCGGTGGTTGCACAGGAATTAGGCCTGTCTTATGCTTCCTTATGTTCCGTAGATAATTATGGGCATGGTCTTGGAGAAAAGGAATTGACGGTAGATGAAATACTGCTGCATGCCCGGAGAAATGCTGATATCATATTTAAAATTGTCACGAGATACATCGAAAGGAGAACGCAATGA
- a CDS encoding cob(I)yrinic acid a,c-diamide adenosyltransferase, translating to MKFSTKGDGGETSLLGGQRVPKYDARPETYGTLDEASSALGVARASTKNQNIKDVILSVQKDLLTMGAELSSQPEDTSKLTHRIGEGDVRRLEKIIDELQDTITLKNEFIYPGETPVSAQIDVGRTIIRRAERKAARLKDDGLIHNADIHKYLNRLADMLFVLARYEEQNG from the coding sequence ATGAAATTTTCCACGAAAGGTGATGGCGGGGAAACAAGTTTATTAGGCGGGCAGAGAGTCCCGAAATACGATGCACGACCGGAGACTTACGGAACATTAGATGAGGCAAGCTCTGCACTTGGTGTTGCCAGAGCTTCAACAAAAAACCAAAATATCAAAGACGTTATCCTCAGCGTGCAGAAAGACTTGCTCACCATGGGCGCGGAGCTTTCCAGTCAACCGGAAGATACATCGAAGCTTACTCACAGAATCGGCGAAGGAGATGTTCGGCGCCTGGAAAAAATCATTGATGAGCTGCAGGATACTATCACTTTAAAGAACGAATTTATCTACCCGGGGGAAACCCCTGTTTCAGCCCAGATCGATGTGGGCAGAACCATTATAAGAAGGGCGGAAAGGAAAGCTGCCAGGCTTAAGGATGACGGACTCATCCACAATGCTGATATTCACAAATATCTCAACAG